AAAACCGACCGTCATTCTCGCCGACGACCACACCTTGGTACTCGAAGGCTTTCGCCGCCTGCTCGAAGCCCACTGCGAACTCCTAGCGACCGCCGGAGACGGACAGGCCCTCTTGCAAGCGGTGGCGCAACACCGCCCCGATATCGTCATCCTGGACATTTCCATGCCAGTGATGAACGGCATGGAAGCAGCCCGTGCGCTGAGAACCAAGTATCCCGCGTTGAAACTGGTGTTTGTGACGATGCACGCGGATCCCGCGTACATTCGCGCGGCGTTTCAGGCCGGGGCCTCCGGCTATATCCTCAAGCAATCACTGGGCGACGAGTTACCCCAGGCCCTTCACACCGTCCTGCAAGGGCAGATCTACATCACCCCGCTGATCGCCAAAGATGTGGTCGATGGGCTGCTGCACAGCGATACGCAGCCGCTCGTTGAACTCACCGCCCGACAGCAGGAAGTCTTGCAGCTCATTGTGGATGGGCTTTCAGCGAAAGATATCGCCGTGAAACTAAGCATTTCGCATCGGACCGTCGAGTTCCACAAGGCCCAGCTGATGCAACAGCTGAATCTCCATAGCACCGTTGAGCTGATTAAATTTGCCCTGACGAACGGGTTGGTTCGCCTGACATAGCCCAATCGCTAGACCAGCCTTCCCGGTAACTTTTCCCCGGCCTCCTGGTAGTCTTACGAGTGCATTCCCTCTGCGTCCCCTCTATAGTGCGGCCTCTGCGTCAGGCTGAAACTGAGGGAGCCGAGATCATGACACCAACCACTCGCCCTGCTCTGATTATCGGCGATTCATCACGCGCCATGCTGGCCCTCACCGAAGCCATGGTGGATAGCACGTTTGACGTCATGGCCAGCGTGATGGACAGCGAATCGCTCGTGCTGGCGGCACAACATTACCAGCCGGCTCTGGCCCTCCTCGACTTCACCCCCTCATTCGGAGACGCCTTAGCCGCCAGCCGGCAGCTCTCCCAGGAACTCCCGGCAACCAAGATCGTCTTCTTTTCAACCCATGACGACGCCGCCTATGCAACGGCGGCATTCGAAGCGGGGGCCTCCGGCTTTCTGGTCAAACAACGAACCAGTGACCTGCCCAACCTGCTGACGCGAATTTTGCGCGGCGAACGCATACAACACCCCGCGACACTCCCCCTATCGCGCCGGTAGTGGCCGCGAGCACGACGAGAGCACACAAACCCATCATGCCTGATAGCACCCCTCGAATTATCCCGATGTGTGAGCTCTGCCGGCGAGTGTATGACCACGGGACAGACTCCGGCCACACCAGCGTCTGGACCCATCTCCAGGCCTACGTGACTCGCCACCGCCTCCACGCCAAACAGGTTGCGTTTTCTCCGTCCTATTGCATCGACTGCAAAAACGGCTACACCCTCGCGGCCACCTACGGCCAACACTAGCTCTCGTCGGCGCGGCTGACAGTACCTCTACAGGCCCATCTTTTCCTTCCTCCGCCCGGTTGTGCGATAATGCGCGATGCTTTTGAAACGTTGGCTCGTCGGTGACCCCCTGAAAACTGCGCAAGCAGCGCACGAACGGCTCTCGAAAACGCTGGCTCTGGCCATCTTCTCTTCAAATGCGATCTCCTCGGTGGCCTACGCCACGGAGGAAATTCTCCTCGTCCTGATTCTGGCCGGCTCCGCCGCCGTCTCCTGGTCGATTCCCGTGAGCATCGCCATTTTGATTTTGACCCTGATTCTGACGATTTCCTATCGCCAGATCATCTACGAATACCCTGCGGGGGGCGGCGCCTATATCGTGGCCCGGTCGAATCTCGGCGAACTCCCGGCTCTGATCGCGGCCGGCGCGCTCATGATCGACTACATTTTGACGGTGGCGGTCAGCGTAGCTGCGGGAATCGCGGCCCTGACCTCCGCTGTCCCCGTACTCTTCCCCCACCGGGAAGCGCTGGGATTGACCGCGATCCTCTTCATCATCGTTATGAATCTCCGCGGCGTACGCGAGTCCGGAAAGTTCTTCGCGGTTCCAACCTATTTTGCCATCGGCGCCCTCGGACTGATGGTCATCCTTGGGACAATCCAATCTCTGATCGGACCAGGCGCCGTGCCCGTGGCGCCTCCAAT
Above is a window of Nitrospira lenta DNA encoding:
- a CDS encoding response regulator; this encodes MKKPTVILADDHTLVLEGFRRLLEAHCELLATAGDGQALLQAVAQHRPDIVILDISMPVMNGMEAARALRTKYPALKLVFVTMHADPAYIRAAFQAGASGYILKQSLGDELPQALHTVLQGQIYITPLIAKDVVDGLLHSDTQPLVELTARQQEVLQLIVDGLSAKDIAVKLSISHRTVEFHKAQLMQQLNLHSTVELIKFALTNGLVRLT
- a CDS encoding response regulator, which codes for MTPTTRPALIIGDSSRAMLALTEAMVDSTFDVMASVMDSESLVLAAQHYQPALALLDFTPSFGDALAASRQLSQELPATKIVFFSTHDDAAYATAAFEAGASGFLVKQRTSDLPNLLTRILRGERIQHPATLPLSRR